GTTCTGTAGACACAGCCCTTTCTATATCTGCATCTTCTAAGGTGCAGAAGGAAGCTTTAGAATTTGTCCGCTATTTTGCATCTCCTGAGGTGGCCCAAAAGTACTGTGATGCAGATAAAAATCCTAATTTAATCCAGGGAGTTACATTGGAGGCGGCTGAATTAAAGCCAATTACAGACGCGATTGATGGAGGAGAATTTGCAAGTATGCCAAGTAACGTGTGGCCTCCTGCATTAAGAAACGAAATTGCAGTGCAGTGTCAGCAGCTGATTATGGACAAGAATATTGATCAGTTTTTGGATAATATTGATCAAGTAACAAAGGAATGTTACCAGAACCAGTAATAAAGGAGAAATTTTAAAATGGCAGGATTTAAAATGAAAAAAAAGCAGCTTACTCACGCCGTGTTTGTGGCGCCAAGCCTGCTGTTCTACAGCTTTTTCTTAGTACTGCCTATTCTGATAGGAATTTACTACAGCTTTACAAACTGGAATGGGATTACAAGAAAATATTCATTTATTGGTTTTCAGAACTATAAGAAAATGTTTACTGACCAGCGTTTTCTCAGGGCAATCCGTTTTAACATAAAATATGCTTTTATTCTCATTGTCTGCATTCTGGCGCTGAGTATTATTTTAGGTTTGCTGTTAAATCAGAAAATATGGGGAAAATCCTTTTTTAGGGCGGCATACTTTTTCCCGGCAGTAATCAGTTTAATTACAACAGGACTGATTTTCAACCAGATTTATGGAAATGTGCTGCCAGAGCTGGGAGAATTGCTGCACATTACATTTCTGAAGAAAAATATTCTGGCATCCCCCAACACTGCCATGTATGGCATTTTAATTACCCACATATGGCAGGGAGTGGCCATCCCTACAGTTTTAGTAATTGCCGGCCTTCAGACAGTTCCTGAGGAGCTGAAGGAGGCAGCTGCTTTAGACGGCGCCTCAGCTTTTCAGGTGTTCAGGTATATTACAATTCCGTTTTTGCTGCCTGTGATCAGTATGATTCTGGTATTGGTTTTGAAAGACGGCCTGATGGTTTATGATTATGTGCTGGCGCTTACTACAGGAGGGCCGGCGGGAGCCACGGAAAGTATTACTATGCTGTTATTTAAGCAGGGATTTGAGGAACTAAAATTTAGCTATGCAATATCTCAGGCAATAACAGTGGCTATTGTGATTATTGCAGTTTCTATTTTGCAGATCAGTCTGACAAACAGAAAGAAGGTGTACGATTGATCAGGAAAAACAAAGGAGATGTTATTGCTGCCTGCTGTTTAATTATAGGGATAATTACAATTATATTTCCTTTATATTTAACAGTGATTACAGCTTTTAAATCAAATGCAGAAATAGCCCGCAGCTTCTTTGCCCTGCCTTCCGGATTCAGGCTGGACAATTTTAAGGAAGTCATGGGAAAAGGCAATTATTTCAGCTCCTTATTTAACTCGGTTTTTGTTACTGGAGCAGGACTTTTGGGAATGTCCTTAATCCTTCCTATGGCCGCATACCCCATTGCCAGAAATATGAAAACCAGCAGGTTTTATAAGTTTCTATTTTACTTTATGGTGGCAGGCATTTTTATACCGTTTCAGGTGAGAATGATGCCTATGGTAAAGCTAATGAACACATTAGGTCTGATGAATCCAGTTGGATTAGTTTGTTTATATTTAGTCGGCTCTACATGTGAAGGATTGTTTTTGTACGTAGGATATTTTGGCTCTATTTCCCCTGATTTAGAGGAAGCGGCTTACATAGACGGAGCCAGCACGGCTCAGATTTATTTTAAAATTGTGCGCCCTCTTTTAAGGCCTATGACAGCCACAATTTTAATTAAAAACGGTTTGTGGATGTGGAATGATTATTTAATGCCAAGTCTTGTGCTGACAAAGCCGGATTATTATACGCTTCAGCTTTTCCAGTATGTATTTAAGGGAGAAAACGTAACGAATTATTCTCTGGTATTTGCCTCGTTTTTAATGGGAATGCTGCCCATTATGATTTTATATGTATTTATGCAGAAAAGGATTATCGGAGGAATGATGTCAGGAGCAGTGAAAGGATAAATAATAATGGAATATAAAATAGATCAGGAAGAGATTCTTACAACTAGAGCAAAGGTGAAAAAAGGTTCTTATGCTTTAGTGCCGCTTTTGGGACCTGTGACAAACAGAATCCCGGAAATGGTTTCCTGCAGCGTATATATTTTGGCAGCTAAAGAGCTGGGAGCTGATTTTGTTCAATATCTTGTTTATGCAGAACCTGGCTGCGGCACAAATCAGGTGTTTGCCGGGGAGGAAGGAATAGAAGTATTTGTTTTTGTGCTGGAGGGAAATGTAAAGCTTAGCTGCGGCAAAAATACATATGAGGCGCAGGCTCACGATTATTTATCCGCGCCTCCAGGCGTGGGAGTGGAATTTATAAATCACTCAGAGAAAACAGTGAAGCTGCTGCTTCAGACACGGCGTTATATTTTTCTGGATGGAGTGGAGGCGCCGCCTGTACTTTTTGGCAAAGGAGACCAGGTAAAGCCGGAAAAGTGTGACGGAAAGGACAATAATGTGATTAGAGAATTAATCCCGGATAAGCTGTCCTATGATATTCAGATGAGTATTATTACCTTTTACCCTGGAGCCGGCCACACATTTTTAGAATGTCATTTTCAGGAACACGGGCTTTATTGTTTGGAAGGCTCTGCCAGTTATATGTTAAGCGATACATGGACCTTAATTAAAAAAGATGATTTTCTCTGGGTTGGGGCTTTCGTCCCCCATGGGTGTTACTGCGCCGGAAATAAGCCGTTTTCTTACCTGTATTCTAAGGCAGTAAACAGAACTCCGGCTTTGTAATAGGCAGAAAGAGGGAGGAAAGTATGGCTGATATTGTTTTAAATGGAATCTGCAAATCTTATGCAAATAGATTTCAGGCAGTAAAAGATTTTAATATGGAAATTAAGGACAAGGA
The window above is part of the Lachnoclostridium edouardi genome. Proteins encoded here:
- a CDS encoding carbohydrate ABC transporter permease; this encodes MAGFKMKKKQLTHAVFVAPSLLFYSFFLVLPILIGIYYSFTNWNGITRKYSFIGFQNYKKMFTDQRFLRAIRFNIKYAFILIVCILALSIILGLLLNQKIWGKSFFRAAYFFPAVISLITTGLIFNQIYGNVLPELGELLHITFLKKNILASPNTAMYGILITHIWQGVAIPTVLVIAGLQTVPEELKEAAALDGASAFQVFRYITIPFLLPVISMILVLVLKDGLMVYDYVLALTTGGPAGATESITMLLFKQGFEELKFSYAISQAITVAIVIIAVSILQISLTNRKKVYD
- a CDS encoding carbohydrate ABC transporter permease, which gives rise to MIRKNKGDVIAACCLIIGIITIIFPLYLTVITAFKSNAEIARSFFALPSGFRLDNFKEVMGKGNYFSSLFNSVFVTGAGLLGMSLILPMAAYPIARNMKTSRFYKFLFYFMVAGIFIPFQVRMMPMVKLMNTLGLMNPVGLVCLYLVGSTCEGLFLYVGYFGSISPDLEEAAYIDGASTAQIYFKIVRPLLRPMTATILIKNGLWMWNDYLMPSLVLTKPDYYTLQLFQYVFKGENVTNYSLVFASFLMGMLPIMILYVFMQKRIIGGMMSGAVKG
- the allE gene encoding (S)-ureidoglycine aminohydrolase yields the protein MEYKIDQEEILTTRAKVKKGSYALVPLLGPVTNRIPEMVSCSVYILAAKELGADFVQYLVYAEPGCGTNQVFAGEEGIEVFVFVLEGNVKLSCGKNTYEAQAHDYLSAPPGVGVEFINHSEKTVKLLLQTRRYIFLDGVEAPPVLFGKGDQVKPEKCDGKDNNVIRELIPDKLSYDIQMSIITFYPGAGHTFLECHFQEHGLYCLEGSASYMLSDTWTLIKKDDFLWVGAFVPHGCYCAGNKPFSYLYSKAVNRTPAL